One Oxobacter pfennigii DNA segment encodes these proteins:
- a CDS encoding DUF4320 family protein: MNSRHRGGRGRFSPPFPFSKLLSGRNGSSYFDLMIKTLVVLSLMVTVISFLSIFTTYLNLNHVCRRVVRVVELEGQVSDRAYDTFYRLKLQTGLSPEMTVEDVTYQEDQKIQLRDTFTVTMTYDYTFTIFTPSFAPPIEIKIPMKVSINGMSEKYWKLSP, translated from the coding sequence ATGAACAGCAGGCACCGGGGCGGACGGGGGAGATTTTCTCCCCCGTTTCCCTTTTCTAAGCTGCTTTCCGGACGAAACGGGAGCAGCTACTTTGATTTGATGATCAAAACGCTGGTGGTGCTGTCCCTCATGGTGACGGTCATCAGCTTCCTCAGCATATTTACAACCTACCTGAACTTAAATCACGTCTGCCGTCGTGTTGTCCGCGTCGTGGAGCTGGAGGGACAGGTTTCCGACCGGGCTTATGATACCTTTTACCGGCTGAAGCTGCAAACCGGACTGTCGCCGGAAATGACGGTGGAGGATGTCACCTATCAGGAGGATCAGAAAATCCAGCTGCGGGACACCTTTACCGTTACCATGACCTATGATTACACCTTTACCATTTTTACGCCCAGCTTCGCCCCGCCCATAGAAATTAAAATCCCCATGAAAGTCAGCATCAACGGAATGTCGGAAAAATACTGGAAGCTCTCACCGTGA
- a CDS encoding ATPase, T2SS/T4P/T4SS family, whose protein sequence is MSGNERFSVNDLIYRANKRRSDMGDAVKAQDYGEILDKLQRLIAKNHSAELAEVLYAPEAEGRLKDLIIRYLNSEQLVAKDVGNISELVDAVYFDMAGMGLLSPYLQDAETEEINVNGSEGVWVLYKDRKIRLNETFGSPEACANIVRKMSRFGNVILDGSKPIGDSYIAKGVRMSGAIEPCVDPDAGAIASIRKQKPSYVTRKNLIGWDTATADELDFLTLCVNNGVSVAIAGATGSGKTADMGYILSTVPPEKRIVTIEDTRELSLAQYDKDGIMLNDVIHLLTKEEPNPVTMLDLLKLSLRLHPKILVPAEMRGKEALTVQEAGRTGHTIVSTLHANSARTAYERILTMCLEAGTALSEERLLKNIVEAFPIMLFKMQLPDNSRKYMEIFEATGVQNGEVAGNTLFQYAVDHYERDAGGRIVKAVGAHRRLGNLSPALAERLLIGGVPGEEIRRFSEGGAA, encoded by the coding sequence ATGAGCGGGAACGAACGATTTTCCGTCAACGACCTGATTTACAGAGCCAACAAGCGGCGCTCCGATATGGGCGACGCGGTAAAAGCCCAGGACTACGGCGAAATCCTGGATAAGCTGCAACGGCTGATCGCCAAAAACCATTCGGCGGAGCTGGCCGAGGTGCTGTACGCGCCGGAAGCCGAAGGCCGCTTAAAAGACCTGATTATCCGCTACTTAAACAGCGAACAGCTGGTAGCAAAGGATGTGGGCAACATTTCCGAGCTGGTGGACGCCGTTTATTTCGATATGGCCGGGATGGGCCTGCTTTCCCCGTACTTGCAGGATGCCGAAACGGAGGAAATCAACGTCAACGGCTCCGAAGGCGTATGGGTGCTGTACAAAGACCGGAAGATCCGGCTGAATGAAACCTTCGGCAGCCCGGAAGCCTGCGCCAACATTGTGAGAAAGATGAGCCGCTTTGGGAACGTGATTTTAGATGGTTCCAAGCCCATCGGAGACAGCTATATCGCAAAGGGAGTGCGTATGTCCGGGGCGATTGAGCCCTGCGTTGACCCCGACGCCGGAGCCATTGCTTCTATAAGGAAGCAGAAGCCCTCCTATGTGACCCGGAAAAACCTGATCGGCTGGGATACCGCCACCGCCGACGAGCTTGACTTTCTGACGCTGTGCGTCAACAACGGTGTTTCCGTCGCCATTGCGGGAGCCACCGGCAGCGGCAAGACCGCCGATATGGGGTACATTTTAAGCACCGTGCCGCCGGAAAAGCGCATTGTCACCATTGAGGACACAAGAGAGCTTTCCTTAGCTCAGTATGATAAAGACGGCATAATGCTCAACGATGTCATCCACCTGCTGACCAAGGAGGAGCCGAACCCCGTCACCATGCTGGACTTATTAAAGCTCTCCCTGCGGCTGCATCCCAAAATCCTGGTTCCCGCCGAAATGCGCGGCAAGGAAGCGCTGACTGTGCAGGAGGCCGGGCGCACCGGACACACCATTGTCAGCACCCTCCACGCCAACAGTGCGCGGACGGCCTACGAGCGTATCCTGACCATGTGCCTGGAAGCGGGCACCGCCCTGTCGGAGGAACGGCTGCTGAAAAACATTGTGGAAGCCTTTCCGATCATGCTCTTTAAAATGCAGCTGCCCGACAACTCCCGAAAATACATGGAAATCTTTGAGGCCACCGGCGTCCAAAACGGCGAAGTGGCGGGAAACACACTGTTTCAGTATGCGGTTGACCATTACGAAAGGGACGCGGGCGGCAGGATTGTCAAAGCAGTCGGCGCACACCGTCGGTTGGGGAACCTTTCCCCGGCCCTTGCCGAACGTCTGCTGATCGGCGGTGTTCCGGGAGAGGAAATACGCCGTTTTTCAGAGGGAGGTGCGGCATGA
- a CDS encoding cobalamin biosynthesis protein CobQ produces MSKILTVWGGGHCGKTTFAVSLAFALANRGLLVGLVSSNLIYGELQTFFGQAVPREKGLFAALRGENPNPGELFTSSGENKNLFFLSVPTRYTGLLFEAVTLEKAETLLNNAALMFDVLIVDGSAQLANPVSGVGLWLADTVLTLHRPSVAAWLWQTGVTVFVRELHLAEKQTHILLSPNGSFDEKTYRDMTKLAFAGELPYVRRAAELENAGTPLYLYRDRECRRYRRTLDKLAGTLIGGESS; encoded by the coding sequence ATGAGTAAAATCCTGACCGTGTGGGGCGGCGGGCACTGCGGAAAAACGACCTTTGCGGTAAGCCTTGCCTTTGCGCTGGCAAACCGCGGCCTGCTGGTGGGGCTGGTGTCCTCCAACCTGATTTACGGGGAGCTGCAAACCTTTTTCGGGCAGGCGGTTCCCAGGGAAAAAGGGCTGTTTGCGGCCCTTCGCGGGGAAAACCCGAATCCGGGGGAGCTGTTTACGTCCAGCGGGGAAAACAAGAACCTGTTTTTCCTGTCCGTACCTACCCGGTATACGGGCCTGCTGTTTGAGGCGGTCACGCTGGAAAAGGCCGAGACCCTTTTGAACAATGCCGCGCTGATGTTTGATGTTCTGATTGTGGACGGCAGCGCTCAGCTTGCCAATCCCGTCTCCGGCGTGGGACTGTGGCTTGCGGATACGGTGCTGACCCTGCATCGGCCCTCTGTCGCCGCCTGGCTGTGGCAGACAGGGGTTACCGTCTTTGTGCGGGAGCTCCACCTGGCCGAAAAGCAGACCCATATCCTGCTTTCCCCAAACGGCAGCTTTGATGAAAAGACCTACCGGGATATGACAAAGCTGGCTTTTGCCGGGGAGCTTCCCTATGTCAGACGGGCCGCCGAGCTGGAAAACGCCGGTACGCCCCTGTATCTGTACCGTGACCGGGAATGCAGGCGCTACAGGCGAACGCTGGATAAACTGGCCGGTACGCTGATCGGGGGTGAATCCTCATGA
- the cpaB gene encoding Flp pilus assembly protein CpaB produces MKNRIFLSALCLLLAAGVAFFLLPRFYEDKSATVTVLRAAQDIPAGTTITEQMLTSAEVGGYGLPEGIVTDKTQLVGKVAQTALVQGDYFFPQKVGSYLADEQLDRIAENGQRLVTVSIESIAAGLSSHLLAGDTVTVAVFFEKASDGQTTAPQVIVYPELAGLTVYSVENAKTEDTAEIRSEREDSQSSSSDLVAKAVTLIVTQEQAETLIQAEYTGTLHLIFEERGVSHE; encoded by the coding sequence GTGAAAAACCGAATCTTTTTAAGCGCCCTCTGCCTCTTATTGGCGGCGGGCGTTGCTTTTTTTCTCCTGCCGCGCTTTTACGAGGATAAAAGCGCTACGGTAACGGTGCTGCGGGCGGCGCAGGATATTCCTGCCGGTACGACGATTACCGAACAGATGCTGACCTCCGCCGAGGTCGGCGGCTACGGCCTGCCGGAGGGAATTGTAACCGATAAGACGCAGCTGGTGGGCAAGGTGGCGCAGACCGCCCTTGTTCAGGGGGATTACTTCTTCCCGCAAAAGGTGGGCAGTTATCTTGCCGACGAGCAGCTTGACCGGATTGCCGAAAACGGCCAGCGCCTTGTTACCGTCAGTATTGAGAGCATTGCGGCAGGACTGTCCTCCCACCTTTTGGCGGGGGATACCGTGACGGTGGCGGTCTTTTTTGAAAAGGCATCGGACGGGCAGACAACCGCGCCCCAGGTCATCGTCTACCCCGAGCTGGCCGGCCTGACGGTCTACAGCGTGGAAAACGCCAAAACCGAGGATACCGCCGAAATCCGTTCCGAGCGGGAGGACAGCCAGTCCTCTTCCAGCGATCTGGTGGCAAAGGCCGTGACCCTGATCGTCACGCAGGAGCAGGCCGAAACGCTGATTCAGGCGGAGTACACCGGAACACTCCACCTGATTTTCGAGGAAAGGGGTGTGAGCCATGAGTAA
- a CDS encoding DUF4316 domain-containing protein encodes MSGRTRNHSAGNPSGSNPLKNAEMALEGNYNQIDGLINNEKPRYDLTNGQSYEDLRELAPETLPEEKLSVLERLAQAKVQAEALPEPEEYAPLRER; translated from the coding sequence ATGAGCGGACGCACAAGGAATCATTCAGCGGGGAATCCCTCCGGCTCCAATCCCTTAAAAAACGCGGAAATGGCGCTGGAGGGCAACTACAATCAGATTGACGGCCTGATCAACAACGAAAAGCCGCGTTATGACCTGACTAACGGTCAAAGCTACGAGGATCTGCGGGAGCTTGCCCCGGAAACCCTGCCGGAGGAAAAGCTGTCGGTGCTGGAGCGGCTGGCCCAGGCCAAAGTCCAGGCGGAAGCCCTGCCTGAGCCGGAGGAATACGCTCCGCTGCGGGAGCGGTAG
- a CDS encoding type IA DNA topoisomerase, which produces MKLIIAEKNSVGQAIAAVLGAKERNSGYLEGGGYLVSWCVGHLAGLARPEAYDTSYDKWRYGDLPILPKQWQFAVGKDKRKQFDVLRGLMRREDVTEVVNACDAGREGELIFRTVYHLAGCAKPMKRLWISSMEDTAIRRGFDGLKPGGEYDGLHQAALCRSQADWLVGINATRLFSVLYRQTLNIGRVMTPTLALLVQREEEIAAFVKTPFYIPELDCGGFTVSGQRQQNRSEAETIRAACDGRPAVVTSVQRQEKETTPPRLYDLTTLQREANRLFGFTAQQTLDYLQSLYEKKLATYPRTDSRFLTEDMAAGLPVLVNQAALVVPGIRGKAAVTCDAGLVTDNSRVSDHHAILPTMEIRNADLAALPSGERDILFLVSGRLLCAVAERHRYAETVVTVGCEGNSFEAKGKTVLHGGWKTIDAAYRTALKSKPEENGEPASLPELTEGQRFVAVRAAVKEGFTTPPKHYTEDTLLKAMETAGSEETPEDAERKGLGTPATRAGILEKLVKTGLVERKNKQLLPAKKGINLIAVLPEVLKSPMLTAEWEHRLKLVERGGLSDTEFIGEITALTAGLVKDNSAPNLDFMRLFPAPVGSHGEPVGVCPRCGAAVREGKKSFYCENRDCGFALWRYSRFFVSAKKELTKEIAAELLEKGRVSMSGLYSPKTGKTYRAVVVLEDTGKYVNYKLEFEKGGRK; this is translated from the coding sequence TTGAAACTGATTATCGCAGAAAAAAACAGCGTCGGCCAGGCCATTGCCGCCGTCCTTGGCGCAAAGGAACGAAACAGTGGCTATCTGGAGGGCGGCGGATATCTGGTGTCCTGGTGTGTGGGGCATCTGGCGGGGCTGGCCCGGCCCGAAGCCTACGATACGAGCTATGACAAGTGGCGTTACGGGGATCTGCCCATCCTGCCAAAGCAGTGGCAGTTTGCCGTGGGAAAGGACAAACGGAAGCAGTTTGACGTACTGCGCGGCCTGATGCGCCGGGAGGACGTGACGGAGGTCGTCAACGCCTGCGACGCCGGACGGGAGGGAGAACTGATTTTCCGCACCGTCTATCATCTGGCGGGCTGCGCCAAACCCATGAAACGGCTGTGGATATCCTCCATGGAGGATACCGCCATCCGCAGGGGCTTTGACGGGCTGAAACCGGGCGGTGAATACGACGGGCTCCATCAGGCTGCCCTGTGCCGCTCCCAGGCGGACTGGCTGGTGGGAATCAACGCCACAAGACTGTTTTCGGTGCTGTATCGGCAGACGCTGAACATCGGGCGCGTCATGACGCCCACACTGGCGCTCTTGGTACAGCGCGAAGAGGAAATTGCCGCCTTTGTGAAAACCCCCTTTTATATACCGGAGCTGGACTGCGGAGGCTTTACGGTTTCCGGGCAAAGACAGCAGAACCGTTCGGAGGCTGAGACGATCCGCGCCGCCTGCGACGGCAGACCCGCCGTGGTGACATCGGTGCAGCGGCAGGAAAAGGAAACCACCCCGCCCAGGCTCTATGACCTCACCACCCTCCAGCGGGAGGCGAACCGGTTATTCGGCTTTACGGCGCAGCAGACCCTGGATTATCTACAGAGCCTGTATGAAAAGAAGCTGGCGACCTACCCCCGCACCGACAGCCGGTTTTTAACGGAGGATATGGCGGCGGGGCTTCCTGTCTTAGTGAATCAGGCGGCGCTTGTGGTGCCGGGGATTCGCGGCAAGGCGGCTGTCACCTGCGATGCGGGACTGGTAACGGATAACAGCAGGGTAAGCGACCACCACGCCATTCTTCCCACCATGGAAATCCGAAACGCCGATCTTGCGGCTCTGCCCTCCGGCGAACGGGACATTCTGTTTCTGGTTTCCGGCCGCCTGCTCTGCGCCGTGGCAGAGCGCCACCGCTATGCGGAGACCGTGGTCACGGTGGGCTGTGAGGGAAATTCCTTTGAGGCAAAGGGGAAAACCGTTCTGCACGGTGGCTGGAAAACCATTGACGCCGCATACCGCACCGCGCTCAAAAGCAAGCCGGAGGAAAACGGCGAACCCGCCTCTCTGCCGGAATTAACCGAGGGGCAGCGCTTTGTGGCTGTCCGGGCGGCGGTAAAGGAGGGCTTTACCACACCGCCCAAGCACTATACCGAGGATACTCTTTTAAAAGCCATGGAAACAGCCGGTTCCGAGGAGACGCCGGAAGATGCGGAGCGCAAGGGCTTAGGAACGCCCGCCACCCGCGCCGGGATTTTAGAAAAGCTGGTGAAAACCGGTCTTGTGGAGCGGAAGAACAAGCAGCTTCTGCCCGCGAAAAAAGGCATTAACCTTATTGCCGTCCTGCCGGAGGTCTTAAAATCCCCTATGCTCACCGCCGAATGGGAACACCGGCTGAAGCTGGTGGAGCGCGGCGGGCTCTCCGATACGGAATTTATCGGTGAGATCACCGCCCTGACTGCCGGGCTGGTAAAGGATAATTCCGCACCCAATCTGGATTTTATGCGCCTGTTCCCCGCACCGGTGGGAAGTCACGGCGAACCCGTGGGCGTCTGCCCCCGCTGCGGCGCTGCGGTACGGGAGGGCAAGAAAAGCTTCTATTGTGAAAATCGGGACTGCGGCTTTGCCCTCTGGCGTTATAGCCGGTTCTTCGTCTCCGCGAAAAAGGAACTCACAAAGGAAATCGCCGCCGAACTGCTGGAAAAGGGGCGCGTTTCCATGTCCGGGCTGTACAGTCCAAAGACCGGAAAGACCTACCGCGCCGTGGTGGTGCTGGAGGATACGGGCAAATACGTCAATTACAAGCTGGAATTTGAAAAAGGAGGCCGAAAATGA